In Candidatus Zymogenus saltonus, the genomic stretch TTGTCGATGTTTACCACGCACACCCCAGCGGCGCAAGAGTTGAGCATCCCCAAAAGGGCCGATATCCCGCCGAGCGCCGCACCGTATCCTATGCTGGTCGGCACGGCCACCACCGGACGCTCCACGATTCCCCCGACGACGCTCGGAAGCGCCCCCTCCATACCCGCAACCACGACAAGGACATTGGCCGACCTGATGTCTTTCCCCCTGTACATGAGCCTGTGGATTCCCGCGACCCCGACATCGTAGAGCCTCTCGGTGCGGTTTCCCATCAGCTCACACACGAGGACCGCCTCCTCCGCCACCGGTATATCGGAGGTTCCGGCGCAAATCACCATTATAGTGCCGCGTCCTTTCTCCTCGACCTCCCTTACCTTGAGAACGAGGCACCTCGCCCTCTCGTGATGCGTAATCTCGGGGATTATTTTCCTTACCACCGCCGCTTTTTCACCGTCCACCCTGGTAACAAGGACGTTATTGGTTCCGCCGGAGAGGCTCCTTACGATTTCGGCGATATCCTCAGGTCTCTTTCCCTCACCCAAAACGACCTCGGGAAAGCCCTGCCTTATCGCCCTGTGGGTGTCGGGCATGGCAAAACCGAGATCCATAAAGGGGAGCCCCTTCAGCTCCTCCAATCCCTCTTCCACCGTAATCTCGCCGTTTTTAACCATCGACAGGAGCCGTTTTAGCTCGTCTCGGTCCATCTATGCTTTCCCTGTGAATGTATCTATCGAATCCGGCTTTAAGAGAAATAGGAAGGGCACCCTGACATTTCCGTTACCCACGACAAAATCGCAGGCGATCATCAAGGCCCTGCTTGGAATGTCCGTGTTTTCTGAAATGTACTTCTGAACCAGGCCGCTGGATTCCAAAAAGGAAAGGCGGGGGACCGAGGGCATAAGGATGTCCCCGAAGTATTTCCCTATGGCTGTGATATAGGTCGCCGCCAGGATATTTCCTATCTCCCCCAGGACGGAGTTTTTTACATCCTCGCTTATCTCCCCGTGGGTCCTTCTCGAGGCCAGATCGGTCGTCAATACTTCGGCATCCTTCGAACTTGGGAGAAGAAATATCTCTCCCTTCAGCTTGCCCTGAACGTTCAATTTTACAAGGCTGATCCTGCCGTTGACATTCCCGTAGAGATTGTTGATTCTTCCAATTTCCACGACATCGACGACGGAATTCCCCACACTCACCGGCCCGCCGGAAATATCCGACAGCGCCAGAGCCGTTTTCTCCGCGGCGTCTTCCGAATGTGCCTTATAGATCTCGTCTTTCTGCGATAAAATTTCTCTAATGTTCAAGTCTTCAAATCAAAAAAGGTTTACTACATCGAGGATTAAAATCGGTCTGCCGTCCCCCAGGACGGTGACCCCCGAAAAGCCGGGGAGTTTTTCGAGGGGATTCCCCAGCGATTTAATGAATATCTCCTCGCTCCCCTTAATCTCGTCGACCTCAAGTCCTATATGCCTGCCCCTCACCTCCGTTACGATCATGTTGATTTTCTCCTTCTCCTCTTTTCCATTTTTCATCCCGAGAACGTCCACCAGTCTGTAAAGGGGGATCATCTCGCCGTTTATCAAGACCACTCTCTGGTTTTGGCTCTTCTGAACGGATTCCTTTCTTATCTCTGCCGACTTTATCGTCTTGCTCAAGGGAAGGGCAAATGTCGCCCCCGCCGCTGAGATCAGAAGGGCCTGAATAATCGCCACCGTCAGGGGCAGAATCAGTATGACTTTTGTTCCCTTGCCTATGTCCGATTCCAGCTTTATGTTTCCGCCCAAAGACTCGACCTTAGTCTTTACAACGTCCATGCCCACCCCCCTGCCGGAGATGTCCGACACCTCCTTTTGGGTGGAAAGGTTTGGCATACAGGACAGCATGAGGATATCATCTTTGCTCAACAGCGCGGACTGCTCCGCCGTTATAATTCCCCTGGACACGGCGGCTTCCCTGATCTTTTCCGGGTCCATCCCCCTGCCGTCGTCCGTGGCCTCGATGAAGACGAGGTCCCGCTCCCTGTAGGCGTTGAGTGTCACGGAGCCCCGGCGGGGTTTGCCCATCCTCTCCCTTTCTTCGGGGAACTCGATGCCGTGGTCTACGGCGTTTCTGAAGATATGCACAAGCGTGTCGGTCAGCTCCTCCAAGATCGACCGGTCAAGCTCGATATCCCCTCCGGTGATGGAAAAATCTATCTCCTTCCCCTTCTCCCTAGCGAGGTCCCTGATCAACCTGGGCATCCTCGAAAGGATGCTCTCGAGGGGCATCATCCTCACCGTTATGACCTTTGCGTGAAGCTCCCTGATCAGATATTCGAGCCTGTTTACCGACTCGTCCACCGAGGGCGACCCGAAGCTTTTCGTCGACTCGTAGATCCTCGCCTTGGTGATCAAGAGCTCCCCCACGAGGTTAATAAAGCTCTCCAGAAGATTCGTGCTTATCCTGACGGAGCGGGGGAGCTCGGCAAGGGCCTCTCCCGAAGGGAGCAGGTCTTCCACCCGGGGAGCTTCCTTCTTTACTACATCTTTCTTAGAGAGGGGAGGTGTTTCCGCCCTCGGAGCTACTTTTTCGGCTTTTGGGGTCTCCGCCTCCTGTTTAACATGATTAACATGAGCGGCATCGGGAATATCTTCCCTCGTAATCTCCTCGCCGTCCACTTCCCTTTCCTCGATTATCTTTACATCGAAGTCGGAGATGTCCGGAAGCTCCTTAAGGGCCCTTTCAATATCGTAATCCCTGACCCCTGTGATGACCTTGACCCTGACCTCGCCAGTGAAAGCTCCTTTTTTTATCTCGGACAGGGGAGGGGACAGCCCCACCACCTTTCCCAGCTCGGATACCTTCTTTACGCCGAGGAGCGACTTAACGTTCGCCTTAGGCAGATCAGAATCCACCCGTATCGTTACGAGAAAGATAGACTGACCCTCTTTGGGCCCGGATACCTCCTCGTCCTCCTCGTCATCAGCCGTTTTTTTTTCCGTGGTATCTTCGGATTCTGTCTTTTTTTTGAGCCTCCCCTGAGATACCTCGGAGATCATATTGAAGATTTCATCCAATCCCACGTCAAGCTCTTCGTCCTTTTCAACGGCCATAAGCTGTGACTCGAGTATATCCACCGACTTGAGGATGACATCGACCACCTGAGATGATATGGAGATCTCCCCCTTTCTGACAAAATCCATTAAATCCTCGACCTTGTGGGTGAGCTCCGAGATCGGCAGATACCCCATGGACGCCGCCATCCCCTTTATGGAGTGGGCCTCCCTAAAAATCGTGTTTACGACATCCATGTTACCGGGATCTTTCTCAAGATCCAACGAGAGCTGGCTCAATTTATTAAGATGTTCCCTGGACTCTTCCATAAAGATCTTTTTATATCTCGACATATCCATCTGGTGGATCCTCCTGGGAAAATCTGATTATCTCCTCGGAAACCTCTACCGGTGAAAGGATCTTATCCACGAGACCGCTGTTTAGGGCCTGTCCGGGCATTCCGTACACGACGGCTGACTCCTCATCCTGAACGACAGTGATTCCCCCCATCTCCTTTATCTTTTGAAAGCCGTTCATGCCGTCCTTTCCCATCCCTGTGAGTATCACCCCCATAAGGTTTTTCCTGTATATGGGGGCCGCGGTAATCATGGTCAGGTCCGCAGAGGGTATTACGCCCGATCTGGGACCTGAATCATCCAGGGCGACAAACACCTCTCCCCCATCTTTCTCGAGGACGAGATGCTTCTTGCCCGGCGCAACTATAATCCCGCCGTTTACCACTCTCATACCCCGGGAACCGGTCTTCACACCCATTTTTACAGAATTAGCGAGACGATTGGAAAAAGATTCTATGAACTTCGGAAGCATATGTTGTATAACAATTATAGCTACTGGAAGTCCCGCTGGTATTCGGGAGAGAATATCCATAACAACCTTCGGCCCACCCGTTGAAGCGGCGATGATTACTAGCTTTCCTCGGGGCATCTATTTCTATACCCCGGCAACCTTCTTGACCATCGACAATACCTTTTCCGGGTCGAAGGGCTTTATTATGTAATCCTTTGCCCCCGCATTTATCGCCTCCGTAACTAAGGATTCCTGTCCAAGGGCACTGCACATAACTATTTTTGCGCTTTTATCAATCGCAATTATCTCCTTTACGGCGTCAATCCCGCTCTTAAGCGGCATAACAATATCCATTGTAGTTATGTCCGGCTTGAGCTTCTTGTAAAGCTCCACGGCATCCACACCGTTTTCCGCTTCACCTATAATCTCAAATCCCTCCGCCGTCAGGATATCGCTCAACATTGTCCGCATAAAGCTTGCGTCATCTACCACTAATATCTTTACACTCATTTTATCCTCGATCCTGCAAAAGAACTCTCAATAAAATTAAAAATCTTTTTTATATTTAGAACGTTGACAATCTTATCGGTAGCCTTAAACACTCCGGAAACGAAGCTGCTTTCCTTGCTCTCGATCCTTATCAACCCTTCGTCGGGAGAATCCTCATCTACCGTAATAACATCCGTTACCAATCCGGCCAGTATTCCAATGTTCATAGTTTCGTTCTCTAAAATTATTATCTGTTCAACATCTTCCTCCTCCGGAATATTCAAGATCTTTGAAAGATTAACCAGGGTGATGATACTTCCGCCGAGATTCATTATTCCAGAAATGAAATCCGGTGCCCTGGGAACCAATGTAACCGGCTGAAACTGGGCTATCCGCTCAATATTTGATATGTCTATACCGAAGATCTCCCCTCCCAATTTGAAGGCTATTATCTGTCTCTCGGTTGAGGACGCTCCCCTATCCGAGATAACGGACTTTTTGACCTCCGCCATCTTCTATACCTCGGGTTCCAACTTAAATTTGTCTACGATCGCTTTCAATTCCTCCGACGTATCCGACATCTCTTGAGCCGAGGAGGCCATCTCCTCCATGGAGGCGGTCTGTTCTTCAGTGGCTGCCGATACCTCCTCTGTGGAGGCCGCGTTGTCCTCCGCAACCCTTGCTATTTCATCTATCGACTTTACCATTTCCTCCGCGCCCTCGGCCTGCTTCTGGGAGAGCTCCGATATCTTGTTCAGGTCGTGCAGGGAGTCAAGGGCGATCTTGACTATTCCGCCGAGGGACTGCATTACCGAGTTTATAACATCCCGCCCCTCCTGAACGTTTTTCAAGACCTCGCGTATCTCGCTCACGGCCTCTTCACTCCCGTCCCCTATATCCGTTATAATACCGGTTATCTCCTCCGCAAACTTCGTGGTGCTCTCCGAGAGCTTCCTGATCTCATCGGCAACAACCGCAAAACCCCTGCCGTATTCACCGGCCCTGGCGGCCTCTATCGTGGCGTTCAGCGCCAGGAGGTTGGTCTGCTGGGCCACGCCGCTGATAACGTCGATGATGTTCCCGATCTCCTTGGCCCTCTCCGAGAAGCTCAGCATCCCCTTGCCGATCGACTCCATGTTCCCGAATATTCCCTGCATCCTCTCGAGG encodes the following:
- the larB gene encoding nickel pincer cofactor biosynthesis protein LarB produces the protein MDRDELKRLLSMVKNGEITVEEGLEELKGLPFMDLGFAMPDTHRAIRQGFPEVVLGEGKRPEDIAEIVRSLSGGTNNVLVTRVDGEKAAVVRKIIPEITHHERARCLVLKVREVEEKGRGTIMVICAGTSDIPVAEEAVLVCELMGNRTERLYDVGVAGIHRLMYRGKDIRSANVLVVVAGMEGALPSVVGGIVERPVVAVPTSIGYGAALGGISALLGMLNSCAAGVCVVNIDNGFSGGYVASLINR
- a CDS encoding chemotaxis protein CheC; its protein translation is MNIREILSQKDEIYKAHSEDAAEKTALALSDISGGPVSVGNSVVDVVEIGRINNLYGNVNGRISLVKLNVQGKLKGEIFLLPSSKDAEVLTTDLASRRTHGEISEDVKNSVLGEIGNILAATYITAIGKYFGDILMPSVPRLSFLESSGLVQKYISENTDIPSRALMIACDFVVGNGNVRVPFLFLLKPDSIDTFTGKA
- a CDS encoding chemotaxis protein CheA, which gives rise to MDMSRYKKIFMEESREHLNKLSQLSLDLEKDPGNMDVVNTIFREAHSIKGMAASMGYLPISELTHKVEDLMDFVRKGEISISSQVVDVILKSVDILESQLMAVEKDEELDVGLDEIFNMISEVSQGRLKKKTESEDTTEKKTADDEEDEEVSGPKEGQSIFLVTIRVDSDLPKANVKSLLGVKKVSELGKVVGLSPPLSEIKKGAFTGEVRVKVITGVRDYDIERALKELPDISDFDVKIIEEREVDGEEITREDIPDAAHVNHVKQEAETPKAEKVAPRAETPPLSKKDVVKKEAPRVEDLLPSGEALAELPRSVRISTNLLESFINLVGELLITKARIYESTKSFGSPSVDESVNRLEYLIRELHAKVITVRMMPLESILSRMPRLIRDLAREKGKEIDFSITGGDIELDRSILEELTDTLVHIFRNAVDHGIEFPEERERMGKPRRGSVTLNAYRERDLVFIEATDDGRGMDPEKIREAAVSRGIITAEQSALLSKDDILMLSCMPNLSTQKEVSDISGRGVGMDVVKTKVESLGGNIKLESDIGKGTKVILILPLTVAIIQALLISAAGATFALPLSKTIKSAEIRKESVQKSQNQRVVLINGEMIPLYRLVDVLGMKNGKEEKEKINMIVTEVRGRHIGLEVDEIKGSEEIFIKSLGNPLEKLPGFSGVTVLGDGRPILILDVVNLF
- a CDS encoding chemotaxis protein CheB, with the translated sequence MPRGKLVIIAASTGGPKVVMDILSRIPAGLPVAIIVIQHMLPKFIESFSNRLANSVKMGVKTGSRGMRVVNGGIIVAPGKKHLVLEKDGGEVFVALDDSGPRSGVIPSADLTMITAAPIYRKNLMGVILTGMGKDGMNGFQKIKEMGGITVVQDEESAVVYGMPGQALNSGLVDKILSPVEVSEEIIRFSQEDPPDGYVEI
- a CDS encoding response regulator, which produces MSVKILVVDDASFMRTMLSDILTAEGFEIIGEAENGVDAVELYKKLKPDITTMDIVMPLKSGIDAVKEIIAIDKSAKIVMCSALGQESLVTEAINAGAKDYIIKPFDPEKVLSMVKKVAGV
- a CDS encoding chemotaxis protein CheW codes for the protein MAEVKKSVISDRGASSTERQIIAFKLGGEIFGIDISNIERIAQFQPVTLVPRAPDFISGIMNLGGSIITLVNLSKILNIPEEEDVEQIIILENETMNIGILAGLVTDVITVDEDSPDEGLIRIESKESSFVSGVFKATDKIVNVLNIKKIFNFIESSFAGSRIK
- a CDS encoding methyl-accepting chemotaxis protein; translated protein: MRIEIGYKFIFGFLMVILVSVLISQLVESGVIGFIPIGYFSRFVSVSASIIVGMVIGWLFTRAFTRDFRELSSITELISQGDLTQYINISHRKVFPDETVDLANSINRMLGSLRDLVGLVKRNADSVSESAQSLSASAEEINASTEEIASTIEQISRGAEHQAELVERTSSIIKDIASSIERVAMTAQELSESSGKSQEEARSANNLVENALERMQGIFGNMESIGKGMLSFSERAKEIGNIIDVISGVAQQTNLLALNATIEAARAGEYGRGFAVVADEIRKLSESTTKFAEEITGIITDIGDGSEEAVSEIREVLKNVQEGRDVINSVMQSLGGIVKIALDSLHDLNKISELSQKQAEGAEEMVKSIDEIARVAEDNAASTEEVSAATEEQTASMEEMASSAQEMSDTSEELKAIVDKFKLEPEV